Part of the Amblyomma americanum isolate KBUSLIRL-KWMA chromosome 7, ASM5285725v1, whole genome shotgun sequence genome, CAATGTTTGCCAAAAGCAACTAAGCAGCAGGGTTTGTTTCTTAGCAATGTGGTGGAGCACTTATGGCACCCTGCTGTCATggtggctcagtaattatggtgttcagctgctgacctgaaagacgcggattcaGTTCCGGCTACAGCAGTTGCATTtctttggaggcgaaatgctagaggcccacgtacagtgcatgttgaagaaccccaggtggtcaaaatgatccggagccctccactacggcatccctcggaGCCACAATCCcgtgaaaccaaaccaaactaatgGCACCCCCTAAGCTCTAAATCTGTGTAAGGCAAGGAGAACCCTCACCCTCAGTTTTTGAGACATTTTAGTCTATAGGGGTGCCATAAGGCACCCACTATGTGACTGAGAGGCAAACCCcattgcctggttacttttggcaaagacagtaCTTGCATTGTAATTTGGTTTAAAGTGTGGAACTACTAAGATGGAACTTTGGGCTACATAGTGTGACATAGTGAAGAGATGCAGTGCGGGAGAGGCAGGACACAGCGAAAGACACGGATGAGCACTGTTTTTTTCTAcaggtttggccaatgtaggccgTGCCACAGCTTAAAGGGGCCCAGCAGCACCCTTAGAGCTTAGTATATAAACGCACTCAATCACTagattgtgttgtcatgaacatctGCGGTAACTAATACTTTTCTACacacagcagagaacccacaatcgcgctcaaaagttggcgagcctttTTGGGGAAACTTTTCGAACTCGCGCCCTTCTCAGTGTCGTGCATCTACATATGTCGGTTAAGAAATGGCTGTTGgtaagattctttcagacgtcatgcAGGTACTGTGGCCCCAGCCAGTCAGCCACATACCGCTGGAGTGCCGAGAAGCTTTGCTGCCTAGGGAATTCCCCcgagtgtgcaaaaagtgacaagaggagggagaaaggcgtgaagacgctgaaattcaaattttaactgaagataactcagcttctacacaagacgcattaaaaaaattcttgctggaggatattcgtgaagtggATTCCAGGCATACCACAACTTCATTGAATAGTGATGCAGGGCCTTTTTAAAGGAATGGAGTAAACAACTCGAACAGCGCACAGAACGAACTGCGACCTGTGGTTCATGGTACATGCACTTCCTTCTTTGTTAGGCAGGTTGACGAGACTGCAAAGCATAGAAAACTCGTTAGGGCCAGAGAACAAGTCCATGTTGGCACGTTGCCCGGTTCTTTTTAGGTGGTTAGAGAAATTGTGGACATGTAAGGAGTTTTGGTGtgcattcttttcttctttctcttttctagtGTCCTGTCTCTCTGGTGCTGTATCTTTTTGCTATGTGGCACTACATTTTGCTGTGTCACTTTCTGCCACCAGTGCACACCCTTGTAGCTTCAGTAGCACTGCATGGAGTTGACAAGATGGAGTATTTCTCTACACAGTTCTCTTTCTaccttttttcaattttttgctgCCATTTTTGTTGGCGCATTCACCTGTCTGTGGTACATCTACAAACTTTTTCTGTATAGAATGCATGATGGAGCTTAGCCAAACTGTGCATTCTCAATACATCTGTACACTGCCATTATCGGACAATGGCAAAATGCCTTTGGTGCTTCCTTTTTGTCTTTAGAAAAGCAGTTACTTAAATGCCAATAACCTTGACCTATCATATTTTCCAttttaaaaactgcagctttaaAGTGGTGGCTGTTGTACAGACTGCAGTGTTTGGTCGAGCCGCATTGAGCAGTGAAAGCTAAACCTGTTCTTTGCGGCTTTACATTTTTTGTTCACCATTGTTTAACTCAACTCAATGGGTCCTTCAGATTTAAAGCTGTTCTGAAACACTAGAttgtccttttttgtttttcttttctttatttatttgcttgCTTGCTTATTTATCTGTAGCAACTCAAAGAGTGCCAGTTTCTTCTTTGTTAACATTTCTGGCACCATGATAAGAAGCTCTTGCTTTCCAGGAAAAATGTACCTTTTGATATTCATAAGGAGCTTCAAGATGAGCTGAAGAAATTGAGGAGAAAGCAGCGTGAATTCCGTTCACTACTTGAATTTCCTGCTGTTCCTGAGGGAAATGCTGGACCATCTCACTCAAACAATGTGAGTGAAAGAGCGAGCCCACCTTGTTAGAAACAATAGAACCTTAGACAATGGAAACATTTGTAAGCAAGACAAAGGTAACAGGAGAACTGACTAATGAGGAGCAGCATTTTCTTTTACGGCTTTTCCTTCCTTAACTGAGCATGGTGAAGCCTGCAGTTTTCCAGGAAAGAACCGAATGagaaaagtgttccccattgcaCAGAGCCGAGTGAAGTGCTAAAGGACATGAGCAAATACCCAAAGAAGAAACAATTACTCAAGATGTATTCACAAGGAAATGTTTAAATGTGCTTTTACCGCTTGAGAGAGGCATATGTTGCCTTGATGCACAGAGCAGATGTACTGTCGCAACTGATTAGgagtttttttctttagtttctcGCTACGAACTGGCACCCtgcaaaaataagaaaatgaTGGCCTATTTagcatggttaggccaaatgcttAGTCGGCGCAATAGCACTTTAGTttttcactttggtttcggttttCAGAATCAAGCAGGCTTCAAACAAAGATCAGCAAAATCgggcttaagctccgccttaagggtatgccGTGACAGCgtgaatgcccatatatgcagaattggtcattctgtacttcacattcatagactgctggaagtcctcataccactcataTGGCCCCAAAATTACTTGCACTGCAGCAGTGATGAGAATAccattttcgaaaatctaaaattGTTATCGATATTAGTTATGGTGGGATACAAACCTCATAATAAATGAGGAGCGTAAAAGTAACAGAAAAAAGTTAATTACTCAGTGTTATTTAACCATGCAGTTAGCTAACATGTTCACAATAccactgacagtgctatgccaaaaagtgcgctcttctaactcaaaaacactattttttaaaatttctaacagtcttagctgaaacaccctgtattaaAGTTCACGCCCCATAGCAGTTCCTCTTTTATGCCGTGGAAAACTGTTTCCTAACATTGCTTGCGAGACAAATTTAATTTCTCAGACTGCCTCCTAGTTAAGCAAAGAACTCAACATGTTTTACTGTTTTTGGTCTCTCATGCAGTACAGCCCTTGCCTTATGCAAGTTGCaactgtttttttctgttttcgcaGAGTCTGTGGAACTTTGCGGAAGTGAAAGAAAAGCTGGATCGGCTGGACCAGCAGCAACGCATACAAATGGACCAGATGGTCACACTGGTGAAGAAGCTCTGCGTTTCGACACATCAAAGTTTACCAAGCAGCGTCGATATTTCATTGTTATCAAGACAAAGCGGCAGTTCTGAGTCAAGCAGTGTGTCCAAAAAGTAGCAGCTTGTCTAACATTGTTTCCACCCAAAAAGGGTAGGGAATTGAGAGGCTTGTTATGGCATATAGCTGGTCATATGAAACAGCACAGTAAACTGAACAAGAGAGCCTTGATTATCATCATGCGTATATTGCGAACTTTCAGCTTCAATTTGTACATGGACATCAAAATAAAAGTAAACCTATAAAATCCTTTGTATATACACCTTGCCCGAGTATCAAAATATATTAAAGCACCGTCACAGCACCATGGTATGAAAGAAGTACACAAGTCTGTGCTTAGGGGATGAGCTGGCAGGTTTGTTTGGTAGGAATTAAAGCGCGCTCCAGACCCGACCGGCCACCCACGTTacacccagcagcagcgtcacAAGCGCGAGCAGCACGGCACCGCGCAGCTTCCAGTGCACCCACGAGCTCCTGAGCTGGCGCACAATGTCCTCGACCTGGGCGCGCACCCGGTCCGGGTCCCCCGTGTTGTCGATGACGAAGTCGGCAAGGCCGCACTTCTGCTCCAGGGGCAGCTGAGAGTCGATCCGCTTCTGGGCCTCTTCCTCGGTAAAGCCGTTCCGAAGCATGAGCCGCTCGACCTGCTGTGAGGGCGAGCACTTCACCACGATCACCTTGTGCATGAAACGAAGCATCGTCTTGGTCTCGTACAGCAGCGGCACGTCGACGACGACGAACTGGCGGCCTCGCAGGAACAGTTTGGCGCACTGGATGCCCATCTCCTTGTGGATCTCGGGATGGGTGATCCTGTTAAGCTTGCGCCTCTTGTCGTGGTCGCTGAACACGATGCGTCCCAGCGCGGGCCGGTTGATCTGGCCGTCGCTGAGCAACACCTCCGAGCCGAACTCGCGCCGTATGTGCTGCCAGGCGGGCTTTCCTGGTTCGACGACGTCGCGGGCGATCTTGTCGGCGTCGATGACATCGATGCCGAGCGAAAGCAAAATGCCGGCGACCGTGCTCTTGCCCGACGCAATGCCGCCGGTCAGTCCGATCAGGAACATGTCTCGCAGTAGTTTAGCTCAGGGGTGTGCGATCGCAAGAGAACGCCTCACCGGTAGCCGTCATCCGACGGTGCAAAAACGAGACTAAAGTAGCCCTTGCGCCTGCTAGGCTTCTCTCGGCAGGGGAACAAGGTTGCAGGAAAAAGCGTGAAATGCAAAATGACGAAACGAGGACGGGAAAACCGTGAGCACACATAACACAATGAGGGAGCgcaggaaaaaaagtgcggcgaAGCATCTTGGATTGGATTGGCGAACGCGCAGTTTCTGTATCCACAAGACAAGTCAAATTGCAGTAGTTAGCAGTGTGTGTGTACTGTACCTACTCTCTTGTACTGTTATCGCACTGTAGAACTGTAGTTTCGTTCACTTTTACTTGTGCTTGATATGAATTCGCTGCAAACGTCACCTCAAGACTGCATGGTTCTTTTATCATAAATTATTTTACAGTTAGGTCGCTTGAATCATTTAATGCTGATTATAAGTTACGGTCAAAGGGTCTGACATAGAACTTCAGAAAAACATGTTTGCCGTTCAAAGAAAGAACATTTGTGAAAGGCAGATTTACGATTGTTGTGTGTGGGAACGATAATTTTTCAGATTCTTCACAGGCAAAAACAAAGAACAGCTGCTATGAAGCCGGTCTCCAACTTCCGAATGCTCTAATTTTAGCCTGCAGCAGAACAAGTTGCGAGATTGTTTTCAAAGTGCACTTGGTTGTATTCTTGGAACCGAGTTTGGCGAAATCGTGGAAACTGCGGCAACTGCGGTACATGGAAAAAAGTACAGTGCAACGCTGTAAGTCCTCCATGCCGAAAGTACTACATACAGTAGTACAGTACATACGAAGTACTACATACGTGGCGCCCGATCGGCCTTTGCCACGATATAACTATAGGAACGGCACGAAATGAACGCGCACCGAAAATATTCCCCAGTCTAACTTATCGCTGCGGCGCCGCTCGCGTCTGGCGGGACATGCATATGGCCTCGGCCAGTCTAAACCGCAGCGTGCATAGTCCGACTGCACCGACGCTGCTAGCCCCAGCAGACATCCCCACGATAGCGGACGTCATCCCAGAaactcacacacaaaaaagataaaacacgTGCCGCCTGACAGTTGCTCAAAAGGTGACGTCAATGAAATCTGAGCATCTGATTGGTCACTGACGCACACACCTCTCCTCGGCTGGGAGAAAACTCCTCAGTCGCCATGGCAGGTACGGCAAGCCGTTTTTGAATAACCTAGTAACAGCACTGCGGAGCTTGCGTCCGCCAGCCTGATGCGGCCCCTCGCACACAAACTGGCCCCGGAATCTCACACAAGGCAAGCCTTTGCGTGTTCATTTGTCTCTGCTTGTGAATTAAGCTTTTGGGGTAAATCGTATGAAAGAGGGCTTTCCCCATTGGCTCCCCTTCTCTTCGTCGGTCAAGCCGCTTTCCGAATTAATGTATGACTGCTGCATATAGTACGCTGCTGAAGGGATTAGCAGCATTGCCAGTGGTAGTGAGTCGTCGTACTGTTTGAATCCGGAGGAACTGCTTGGCACAGGGTGTCTCTTTTGACTCATGGGTCCTCACCTGAATCAAGCGAGGTTTTCTCTGCCGATGAAATCAGCTGATATGCCGCGGCTCGTCTCATTTGCCGTTCCGTCATTCGGGTATGTGCTTGAGCAACGCGTGATTGTTTGTGACTCGTCCCTTCAAACGTTGCATTAGGCCGCGTCGCATTCCTGCGTTGGCGTGACACGTGCGTGTAGACGTAATGCTGGTAACAACGTTAAATTGGCCGAAGCCTCTCCAACCTTGAGGAGCGCGCGGACGTTCACAGACCGCATCGGGCGACAGAGTTGCGTAACCGTGGAGACAGCTGTTTGGGCCCCCCTCCCGTTGTTTTCCTGTGCCGCTGCGAAGACGGATTGATGCTCAGCATTTCGTGGCGCTATCGCTTCTAATGTCGCTCGCTGGGCCGTGCTAGTTACTAGAGCTCTGTTATACTAAGTTGATCGCCGGCATTCTGTGGCAATTATGCTCCGCCCGTTGCTGTCGGCAACCGCTTTTGCAAGGTCGTTTCATGAGCTCTTTAGAGCGGCGCGCTACAGGATGTGTCGCTGTGTTTGCCCCGCGAAGCTTAGTACAGTGCACCCCAAATTGCTTTTTGTATCCTGGAGACTGCAGTGTAGCGAATGTTCAAAACCTTATTACATGATCGTAGTTTGCCAGGCGAACATGGGACGTTTATAAGTGTCGTTGTCCCCTGAGaatttagaaaataaaaaaataaaaaaagaaggcaTGTTTCTGATATTTGGGAGGCATTGACCCGAGTTCTGCCGCATGTGCTAGGCTGGGGTCATTGTCTTTGTAGGTACTTTTTCACTAACGTCAGCCCAACTTTACAAGTAATGGAATATGCGAGACTGTAAGCTTAAGTGTTTGGCAAGtactctttcgttttctttttttaattaatCCATTTTTAATGTGTGTGGTTTACATTGCAGTCTATGAAACTTTATGAGAAAGGTAGACTGGCATTGGAGTCGGTACAGCACTTTCACACTAGCCAACAAGTAGCCTGTCGTCATGGCTCACTTTGGCCTACTGCTCGACATTGATGGCGTCATCGTCCGAGGCCGGAAGGTGATCTCACATGCTGTTAAGGCATTCCAGAAGCTGGTGGACTCCAAAGGAAAATTCAGGGTGCCCACCATATTTGTTACTAATGCCGGCAACTCTCGGCGACAAGACAAAGCCGATCAACTTTCGCAATGGCTCGGAGTCAAAGTAAGCAGAAGTCCAGTATTTTCAACATGAATTGCATGTTCTTTCAATCCTGTGCTTGTGGACGTTGTAACAATTGGTGTGGCAGGTTGCTGGTTGCAAACACATTCAGAAAACACTTAAATGCCAGCACATGTGCACTGTTACCTTTCTCTTGCTAGCGACAATCTGTAGTAGTAGCTCAAGTGTATACTCTGTTACTTTTTAATGGGGACCAAAAAAAGCCTAGGAGTGTGGAGAATGGAGAAGCATGTTTTTATTTGGCTCACTTCACATGGGTGCTGCTAAACCAAGATGGCAGGAGTTGAATCTACCTTCTTGGATAGCTTCTGTCAACTAGACGAGCATCCAACAGCGGAAGCATTCAGTGACATCAGTGCAATAGTATCTTCCGGTGTGTATAGTGCTGTAGTTATTCACTATTGGAAAAAGAAGTTAAGAAGGGCCTGCTCAACATGTTGATACTTCTTTCAAATGGATATGAGCCTAACTAGTACTAGTTTGTTGGCCTCAATGAAGCGTGTGCAATAACTGTGTTTCATTTCTGTGCAAGAACAGTGCATGCACAGCCTGACTGTAAAACTTGATACAATGGGATTGACTATTCCATCTTTTAAGACAGTTCTTCTATGCAACAGCTGACCTTAGGCACCATGTCTATTACAGCACTTCTGTTGTGCAGTCACTCGTACTGCGTATTGTTCGGGAAAAAAAATTTGACTAGCAAATGTCTTCTAAGTTCCTCACTATACAACTATCAAACTCCACTGGTGTCTTACCGTACAGGAATTGGCAGGTTTTGCTACATTCTTGTACAACAGCTTTGCTGACACTGTTGTGACCAAATGTGCCATGCTTCCCAATTTGTGTTGAGGGAACCTTGAATGCAGCTGATGTAGTAGAGGAATAAATGCACGgctgtgtgtttatttttatgtCGGGATAGGAAGGAGCGTACATGGAAGCATTGTTTTGACAAGAACAGGTGTTGTTCTTTGACAACCTTCCCTTTTTTATTCTCTCCCCCTTTTTGCACAGATCACAGAGCAGCAGGTGGTCATGTCTCACAGCCCACTGCGCATGTTTCAGCAGTTTCATGACAAACACTGCCTGATCTCTGGACAAGGCCCCATAGTGGACATAGCACGCGGGTAAATCGTCTTACAAGCAGCTACTGCATCCCTTTTGTCACCTTGCTTTCTGGTTGTGAAGCAGTGTAAGGGAGAACAGAGTGCAGGCAGGTTAGGGGATGATGGCAAGGAATGGACCATCGAGACTTTCTGCCTCTTGCATTTCTTTCTTAGTACATTGTTGCTCCCCGGTCAGTAAATTGACTAGCTGCTAACTCAACATTGTTTTGCTCATTGCTATTTAGAATGCTCACAAGTGGTGCCAAGCCTTGAAACAGTAGACGTGGTATTTTTACTCATCAGGCTGCCATGGTGGATATTCCATTTTAATGCAAGGTGACTCCATATAATGCAATGCCTGGTGGTTTAAATGCTATGGCATAGGctgacttttttctttttgtctggcAGTTTCGGTGGATGACTGCCAGGTGCATTTGGTGTCAGGGTTTCATAGACAGTTGCACAGTACACCAAATTAGTGAGCCTTTAAAGGAGGAAAAAAACATACAAACAAGGAAATGGTATTACTGTTGGCTGAAAAAGAAGTGCCTTGCCACAGATTTACTGTCAAGATGTCACATGGGACTGCAAGTCTGGAgttttgaaaaaagaaagcatagcgaATTGCACGGAATTATATGCTACAAACAGCTTGCATCCGTGCTGCTGTTGTAGTTGAGCGTATTCCACCGCGCTTTCAAATTTCACTACTGTATTCCTTTCTTGAAACTGTTTTTTAATCGTCAAAGCCGTCCAGGTGTCTCAAGTGCCTGCTTATTGTGTCTTTTTGTGCCTTCTCCTTTGTTGTGTTTTACATTACTGCAGTACACCCATAACAAACTCAGCTGGCCCTTTTTGCCTTCTTATTTTCATATTTTTCACTTTTTCCAATAGCAGGCTGCAATTACTACCACACAGCTTGCTGTGACGACCTAGCAGCCAAGCTACTGTTAACGGTAGAAGCACTCGCACATTGCAGCTTCACTTAATACAGTCAAAGGAGACTGTGTTGTTAAAATGGACTATAGACCATGGTATCAGTAAGCCTTGTTCAGTGGGTTCAAACTTGTCAGATATGCTGATTCCACCAAGAGCACAGATCTGTGACATGGTCAAAATAGCATTGATGTGAAAAGTACCTGTGGCAGCCTATCACACACATATCTGCATTACAAATGGTGACAGTTTTGTGACCAGCAAGTTGATTGGGCATGGCAAATTGTCAGCTTGACAGATACTCAAGAGCGTCACAGAAAACAAGGCATTTTGTGTATTTCGGTGAATTCGTGTTGTTGCTCTTGAGGTAAACAATTCAACATCTGCGGTGCAAAATACGAGTTCATTCATTCAGATGTGGGTTCCTTGGCTGCTTTCTGCACTAAACAGATGTGGTGAGGAGAGTTGGAAGGACCGAACTGTTTGAATGCactaaatgaaataaaatgctcaGAGATCGAGTTTACAATGTTCTATTAGAAAAATTCAGGGGCGATCAATGGATTGATGCAGGAGAAATGCGTTAGCATCTTCCTTTCTCTCGCCAATCTGTTCCATCTCTGATTGCATtccaattctattccaattctgttcTGACTCGATCGCTTTTTAAATTTTTGCTGCGTCAGTCTTAGTCATTTTCATATGTACTGAGTCCTTAGTCCAACGTCTCCCTCCTCTTTATGTGGAGAGGGTTGAAGGGTGGATGGGGGGATGGTTGGCAAGTGGCAGGTGTGACAACAATGGCAGTCGCTGGATTTTCACTCCAACGAGGCTTCAATGCCATCACATAATTCAGTCTCCCATCATGTGCATTTGTGAGAGTATGGGTACGAGCTAGAAGCATGACAGCATAAGTGCTAAATAGTTGTCATGAACGTTGCAGTCATGAAAGCTGCATTCACAAAGTATTGTGATATAATTCTGCAACTGCAGTGAATAACCAGCATGCGAaggaagcggaaaaaaaaaactctaacaGCAACAACATATGTCTTTTGCAGACTAGGCTTTACAAAGGTCTCGACGGTTGATCATTTGCGATCTCATTTTCCTCTCTTGGATGCCGTAGACCATAAGCGCAGACAAACTGAGGTAGGTTGAAGCCTCTAATTTCCTGCATCTTGTCACACACTTAGTCCACATAGGTCTCTTGGCACAGAACTCTGCCTAATTCTATTCGCAAGCTTAGACATATACACTTCCTTGTTGCAGTATATCTTGTCAGAAAAAGGTTGCACAGCTACTGTATCAGTTTTAATACAATGAAAGTTGTTAttgctttggtttagccatagAGCCCTACATTCCACTGTGGACCCTATGTGTCAGCCATAAGGCTCTGAACTTAATAATGAATTAATTTAATTTAACACAATTAATTTAAATACATTGAAGGCCACCTGCCAACTGTGGAGAGTGGGAAATCTCCATCCATGTTTAGGGAAGAGGGAAAGAGATAAAGAGGCGAGGGGCGGCGAGACCAAGGCCTGCTTGCACAAAGCAAATAAGGTAGTCTAGTTCCCAGTCTAGCCTTATTCACGGCCTAAACCCTTCATTGGCTTTGAGGGAAGGTGCATAAGTGGCTTATTTTGTAGGTGTACACATGAACCTcacagtgagaaaaaaaacaaaactaggTGGCATCTGAAGCTTTTAGTAgatgttcgtgtttcttttttctggAGTGCTTAATGTGTCCATGGACAAAAGAGCCAGatatgcgcctttcctcaaatgcATGGTCTAAACCAAGAGACGGTTTAGCCCTttactatggtgtccctcatagcccaagtcgctttgggacgttaaacacccataaaccaaacatgaTATGATTAGATTGAGAACTAGACTGTGTCATTTGCTTCGTAGAAGCGGACCCTGATTTCGCGGATTTGGATTGGCACTGCTAGGCTTTCTCTAATGGCTGATGATGTAGATTCTATGGTCAAATGCACGGCTAAATGGCGAAATCAAAGATATAAGAGCTTTTGCTGATTAATGCACTGAAGCTTTACAAATTTTTTGCAATTCTTAGTCTGATTAACGTGAACTTAATAATGTAACATATACTGTAATTAAGAAATTCAAGTACACAACATGTATTGAATGAACATGGCACAAAGTCGTGAATGTCTGAAGTAGGATAGGGCAGAAAAAAATGGTCAAAGAGGCAGAATTGATATTAAAAATAACTTTGACAAAATGTGGCGAAAACGGAGACTGCAAACAGTGTGTGCGCATCTTCATAGTCTGTTTTCGTCCCATTTTGTTAAAGTTAGTGCTGTGCAATTGAGTGTGAAGTACCAGCTAACCCCAATCGTAGTTCTTTTATTTGAAACTACCTCAGTGATGAACTTGTGAGCGCTCAGAGGCACTGCCCTGTTTCACATACTTAACCATTTGCCTTATGGCATTAATAATTTCCAATAATATCCCAGTACTTTATATTCGTGTCTGATAGCAGACTGTCCCTTTAAGGCATATATGCCTTTTCAACAACTGTgtcaacgcatttttttttttttgtgcacattcAGTTCGGTTGAATTGAAATAGGAATCTAGGAATTGAATTGAGTTCATAAATAAGTTCAGTTGAATTAACTTGAATTGCCACAGCAAATCATTAAAGGCACACTTGCCACAGGTTTTGTCCATTGCAGCGGATGGTATACTGCACGCATTTCACATGTGCAACAAATGTCATCTAGGCTCAGCAATAACCATGAAGGAAAGAAATGCTTTAGATTGCCAGCAAGAGCGCTTAAAGGCCATTTTAACCTTCCTTTCATCTGTGAACATTATGTTTTCAAGTTCAGTTTTGTGGTCAgtattgtttttattgtataagGTCTTAGTATTTATTGCAGAACTCAGTTCTGCATGCTTGCTTTTCTAATTAAATTACATTCTCTCGCATTACGTGACGGTGAATATTCCACTTTCTGCCAGACCATCATGCTTGAGCAAAACCAAACTGGCATGTGGAATTTTTGGACTTGTGGTTGACAGCATAAATATGCGTTGATTTTGTCTTTCAATTAATAATGTGGCACTGAACAAAATATGTTTCTTTTCCACTGTGAACAGCCATCACCCTATGAGCGATACTTCCCAAGAGTTGAAGGTAAGATGCATGAGTCCAATGTGTGAGCTAACATTGACTCTAATACCAGTGCTTTTTTGTAAGCATGACATAGCATTGAGTTAATT contains:
- the Dpck gene encoding dephospho-CoA kinase, whose translation is MFLIGLTGGIASGKSTVAGILLSLGIDVIDADKIARDVVEPGKPAWQHIRREFGSEVLLSDGQINRPALGRIVFSDHDKRRKLNRITHPEIHKEMGIQCAKLFLRGRQFVVVDVPLLYETKTMLRFMHKVIVVKCSPSQQVERLMLRNGFTEEEAQKRIDSQLPLEQKCGLADFVIDNTGDPDRVRAQVEDIVRQLRSSWVHWKLRGAVLLALVTLLLGVTWVAGRVWSAL